The genomic segment TGCACACGGTAAAGATGCTGTGTGTGACAGGGGAAGGAACAGGCATTCATCCGTAACACAGAGGGGGCCAAAACTTGCACCATTTGGTatcagaacacaaagcaagttctCTTTTGTAACAGCTTCTCCCTTCACAACTGCCCCTTACTGCAGGTAGCAACGCACCTGCGTCCTTGCTCAGCACCTCGACCACGTACCACCTGGACTAGCAGAACAAAGCAATCACATACCAGTTTGCCTTCAGGAGTGGGTTCAATTCTTGCACTTCAGAAATGACATACCTGTTTTTAATTAGTGCTTACTTCAAGTTTTActagttgtttttttaaaaacttgtagaggCAGTTTCTTTATGAATTAAGTCAGTCACCATTTGACCACAGAGACTTCTTCCTCTCCAGGAAAGTAGCTCCAGAGAAAGTGAGAGTACAAGCTGTGTTCCTCACCACAGCTGCTGTTTCATCTCCACCCCACAGTGAGCAGTTAATAGTGTCAGACTCCACCCAAGGAGGTCTAGCCCATACGCTCAGCACCCTATTCTTGACCCGCACACCAATATCCCTGTTAAAGACTGGGCATGAGCTCAgtgttaataaaaaatacatgACTGTGTAAGAATGCAGACAGCTATTTCCTTGTACAGCCACTGCTGCTCTCTCCTTCTCCACTGGTCAATCTCTGCTATGAAGACAGCATGTGCCCCAAAGGGAACATACAGGTGATCCCATCCCATGACTTATCCAGCTTCCTTGACTCCTGTTCTTTGATTTCAAAATTAAAGAAAGATTGAATATTCCTTTGTAATGAAATAATGAATTCCTTTGTGCTTTACGAGCAATAAAGCCAAACTTTATGGGATTAAGTGAGAATGAACCAGACTAAGGCTAATATACTACTGATTCTGTCCTAACACAGCAAATTACTGgtggaaaaagaaatctgaaggaATCTCTTTACTATCCTGGCCCTGTTATGGAGGAATAATCAGGCTCACCCCCCTCCACAAGGGGGAAATCCCTTCGACATCTCCCACACCCACTGACCCCCTAAATTTCCATTTTCATGCAACAACACACACACTTTCACATCACAGCTCTCAGCAGCAATTTCAGGCCGTATCTATCACTCCTTGATGTGGTAACTTAGCTGTACTCCTTTTGCTGTGTTCTTTGGCATGTGTGATTGGGCAAGAACACAAAAAGGAAGATTAAAAGAAGCAGAAACCACCATCAACCACCTCTAGACGAAAGGTGAAGTAGAGGTATTCCCAGGCTGAAAGCCGACTCTCAGTACCACCATACAAATGAAGAAACactggtccccccacagcttccGACCTTTTGTTTGTAGACTGAGCACTGCCCTGGTTCAGTGGCAGACGGTAGCACCATATTGCCAGGACAGAGTAAAGTGGCTGCAAGCTGGtagctccttctctttcctcctcccctgtcgcccagcccagccaggcctgccttcccttctccctctttcAAGTTTATTTTACAATCACAGTTGGTTTCCATTCTTAGAGGTGACCAGTCTCCAGTGGGTCGACCCATTTAGCAGCAATATAATCAAACTAGCCGCCTTAGTGCTGGTGGTGGTCTCCACTCCTCCTGAGCAGCTGCAGCCTGGGCCTTCACTGTCAGAGCTGGAAGAGGGGATTGTATTTCCTAATTTCCTGCAGAAGGCGGGCCTTGTCCATGTTGGCTTCTGCAAGGGCTATTTTCATGGTCTGCAGCTCCCTTTGCAACTCTGGCACTTCCTTTAACTACAAGAGACAAAACAGAGGAAGACAAACCAGGAGTTCCCAAAGGTAAGAAGCGAGGCAGATCTGACTACACTGATCTGCTCAAAGAGGAGAACCAAAGGAGAAGCTTTTAAGATGAATTACACTACATGCCACAACCACACAAAGCTCACTGACAACACGACCCAGTTTGATTTGCAGGATTAAGTACTTGCCAACCGGTGCCTGTAGACTTCCGTACCTGTTATTACGGCCAGCTCAGGCTGCCAGTGATGGCTGTGTAATGACTACTTGCTCCCAAGACTTCCCTTCACCTTTCTAGGCATAGGAACAAGACTTGCAGCAGGGGAGGCTTTTCCTGCAAAGCAGCTGATTTTGGCTGAAGgtaaatatacacatacacagaaaGCAGGATAAAAACTGGGCTCTGCTCTGCATTCCTTCTTATTTATAGGGTTGTGATACACCTGTTCAGACTTGTTAAAATTAACCTGATTGCTAGAGCAAGCAGGTACCTGGCACTCTTATTTCTTGTCTCCATGATCAAAGCTAATTTTGTTCTCAAACACTACCAGTGAGACTGCACCATGGCTTCGTGGCACAGGAGAGCGTTTTTCTTGGGCTCTCAAGAATCTTTTCAGTCAAGAATTTAGCCTTTGCACATGTTCCTATTAAGTTCAGTAATATCAGAAAATAAACTGATACCAAGCTACTGTAATGTTTATGTGCTCCAGTTCTGATCAGGGCCCTGGCACATGAGATGCTAAGAACAGGCAGAAGAGAAAGTCTCTGCGCTAAGCGGAAAAGAGAAAGATGAGAAACAATGTGATGAGTCCAAGGTCACTAACTCATGAACAGAATCCAAGTCCCAGTCCAGTTTATCTGGTCTGTCACATTGATCCCTTAATATGTAGTTTTCCATAGCAAGTGATCAGTTTATCAAACAGTCCTTGCACCAGACAGGATTTATAGGTAGAGAACAccgtatatttaaaaataaaacaataatctGAATTCCGGATAGATagatcaaaatgaaaagaaagctgaGCAAGGTATGAGTTGGCCTTACTTTTGGCAATCACTGGAAAAGGAGGTGCAGATTGCTTTTGTGTGTGCTCCCTATCTGCGGCACACCACACCTATCTGTTACTGCAAACACATGAAGACAATAGACTTAATTTTCCAGCCTACTGCCAGCTATCTAGCTGTCTAGACAGCAACAGGCAGCCGTGACTCACCTGCAATCCACGTATCTCTCCTGCCGGGGCTGCCAAGACACACTCTGCTGGGGCTGTCTGCTCCTTAAAATCAGACACAGGTTTTTCCTGTTTCAGTGAGCCCTCCCCTTGCGGAGCTTGAAAGAAGCATAGAAAATATTCAGGTGTGGACATCTATACATCAGGGTACTTAggacaaaagaaagtaaaaaattctctctccattttttgttttgttttgttttttaaacaggaagaattTAGTCCCCATTTTAAGGGACTAGACTTTAAGGGAGAAACCAAAGCAATGGAAGAATCTGTCCTGACCCTGCGAGCTCAGGGAGACACCAGACATGAGTTCACACTGCCAGTCCACTGTTTTAGGTATTAACCTATGCTGCCTGAGGTATCAGATTTGCTAtccaaacaaatcagcaaaagcagcaaGAATCAGAGCAGTAGGAATGCATGCATCCAGAGATTAACATGGCAGAGCACCAAAAGGACCTGAATGCTTGCGCTAAAGATGAAGGATTATTCATCCGTTCCAGTAAAAATGAcagcaaaggaaggaagcaggGACTGCTCACACACCGGAGCCTGTCCTTCCCAGCAGTGACCATCACATCTCACTTCCAGtttcctgcagcaccaggcacAGCAGAGTATTCTGCCTCCAATAAAGCCTGGGGGGCACCCGGGGAGAATAACATAAGATCCCTGACATCGCTGACCTGTTAGATAGAAAACCCCATCGTCTCTGCGCTTCACAATGATGTGATCTACTGCCAAGGTGATGGGAACAGGGCCAGGAGAGGTAGGGTAGACCCGGGGGCTGTCATCctgggaaaaaacaaagcagaaaaaagacgAACTATTGTGACAGCTCTGGCAACTCTGCAAAAGATCCCCCTTGCCCTCAGCCTTCACAGGAGTAACGTTACCATGGGCAGCACTGCCAAAGTCACCCACCATATGGAAAAACCTGGCTTTACAGGGTCTGCACAGTGGTCTTAATTTCTGTACAAAGCCCTCCCACAGATCAGAACAGAGTTCTGTTGTATTCCTAATAAAGGCTGGGAAGACTCCTACCACCATCTCCCTGAAGGAGACCTCTCACAGTTGCTCTCCTGCAAATTCCTGGTTCAAACCCCCATCAAAATAAAACTACTATCCCCTAGTTTGGAGATTTTCATGCTGCTCTGCAGCAACACTGGCTCCTGCTTGTCAGGGGAGACAGCACATTGCTTTCAAAAAGGTTTATCAAGGACTTCTGTCAGTGACCCTCTCCTAAAAATCAACCAACTCTTACATGCTTTTCATCTGTAGTTCTCAAAACACTTACAGAGAAGGTCAAATACTTCCCATTTCACACAAACACATGGGGGAAAAGGTATTTAATTCTTTTCCCCTCGAGTCTGCAAAACAGGCCATCAACAAAGCTGGGCAAACTCAGACTCCATGATATTAGCACTCAACAATTCTATTGTGTTGCTTTTTCATCCATAAGGTAGTTTTtaggaacaaaataaaatgcaatcaGGAAAACAGGATCTCTACAGAGACCTCAAGCAATCCAACCATATCCTTTCCCAAGCAAAATCTTGCATGTGAGCTCTGCCCAGGATACCACCTTGGTTCCCCAAACACTCACCTTCAGTGTGATTTTGGCATTCACAATTTCTATCTCCATGGGGATCACCTCTGGGATTATTTCATCCTCAAGAAAGGGACCAAGGTTAGTAAGGAAGGACATGAAGAGCTCTGCTGTATAACTGTGGACCAGCATTTGAAGGAAGCCATTCTCAACAGCAAGTGGTGAGTGCACAGCAGCGTTAGGTCCTACTTCAAGACGCAAGCACACTTCTGGGTGGGTCTTACTAGCTTCAGGGATTGAAGGCTTCTCTACACCTGGATCTCCTAGAGTCACAGCAGAAAGATCTCATTGCAGAAGGCAGCATCAGTACTAAGACATAAACTGAAGATCTGTGTCTTGTAAAGTCCTTTACTGTCCAGTTGCAGAATGGAATCAAGTCGACACTGGCAGCAGTCTGAGGCTGTCCTTCGCATGAAACGAGTCCAGAATTCAAAAGACTAAGAGTCCACATCACAGAAACTACAACTAGAGATGGACCCGTTAAGTCCCCAgatctgtccctctctctcaccatctCAGCACATCTTAAAACTTGTCCTAATTTTGCATTTACATGAGTTGACCAGAAGCTCACCACTTGGCTCTCCAAAGCTGATCTGGGTCTTTCCACTGCCACCTCAACCCTATGTAATTTTGTAATTTTACTTTGCCCCCTCGTGGCTACAGGGAGTATTGTTAAAGAGAAGTACCAACAGTCCAGGAACTCCTGCTCATGCTTTCACATGAAGTTTTGGATTGTAGCTGCTTTTGGTATCTTTTTAATTCCAATTAAATCCTAAATATTTGCACTAAATGTGAACACTGAAATACCAGTTGAAATGGAAGATTCCCTAAGGACGGCCAGTATCAAGCGCAGTTATAAAAGCCAGCAGGCTCCAAGAGCCAACGTCTTACCCAGATAGCCACGCAGATATTGCCACATTCCAACGTTGGTGAGCTGCTCTGGAACCACATCCATTACTTGTAAAGCAATGGACAAATCATCACCTCTTGCCTCTATCCCACAGTTCACCTCATTCATCTTCAGCACAAGGACGGACACCTGAAACAGCCAGTGACAAGCTCACTTGTTAAAACAGCACCACATGATTCACCTTGAGATTCACTCAGAGGAAAGAGTTACAGGGAAAAGGAACAAAACTGACCAgctgaaggctggggtcttcTCCACTCTGTGAAGTCGAGCTATTTATTTCAGGAGATGCTCTACCCTCATCCTCTGCCATCGGGCTTCCTCTGCTGCCTGTATCACTGTGCACCTGAGGAAGATGTCCCGAGGAAAGAGGGTCCAGGCTGGGTTCTGAAATGATAGTAAAAAACCCCTCagttatgtttctttttcttgttttaagaaGTCCTGATATTTGCCTGAATCTCATGGTCTATCACCCTATACCAACCTCCTGGAAACTCTCTCCAGCTCCTCAGATGGATTTAAGCAGTACAGACCTTAACTGAATTATGTCTACTGCAGTGCTCAATGTACCTCACTTCCACCCACCCCTTACTGCACCTTTCCCGAATGCTATGGACCATCCACCCACCTGCACGCATCTACAGTCCTCGCTCAAGGATGGCCAAATGCCTTAGAACACCATCATGATAGCACAGGGGTCACCCTCCCCACGCATTTATACTTCCTCATCTCAAAAAAGGCATCTCAAAAACCAGAGAGCGCCATTGTGAGTGAACCGCTCACGACATTCAAAAAGAACGAGTGGCACAAGTGACTTCCAGATGAACACAGCATGACTCACTCGGTTGCCAATGGCAGAAAACTGTTCACCGGCGCGAAATAACAGTGGGAAAGAGGGTACCCCCAAGCACTGGTTACCAGAGTCTGTGAGCATCACAAAGCCTTCACTGCCATCGCTGTCCACAGACAGCCCGTCCTCGGGGCCGCTCCCGTCCACAGACGTGGTGTCAAACGAATGCTGGGATGTCGTCCTCTTCATGGAGAAGAAGCGCATCCGGCTGCTGCCGCTCCCGCCAGGAGTCACTGCTCCCTCTTCTGCTTTCGGCACAGCATCCCTACCAAAAAAAACGTAAGGGAAAACAGCTTAGCCTCTGAATTACACAGGTTTTGGGCTGGACTCAACACCTGTGAGGCAGGCTGCAGTATATTTAAACTACCCTCAAAAGACGAATGTCTAACCTATACTTAAGATCCTCTCCAAAggggagactccacagtctctcaaGGCTGCTTGTTTCAGTTTCTTCTGGGAAAGACTCCAATGCACCCACTTGTTTCACAAAAAGAGAGGGACCGCCAGCACTGGTCAGCCTGGGCTAGTCCTGAACCCACAATCCAGAGCTGCTCTGTGCATCACTATCATTTAACTAAAATAGCTCCACCACTCCCCACACCCGATTACTGCGAGGGGCTCAGTTGAAGATACTCATATACCAAGAATTCCAATACAAGTTACCAAAAAAGCTGCTATGCAGCTGTCAGCTGGCCATAACATCAGGCTACTGGCAACCTGGCCTGTATTTGCACTGACAACTTTGAAACAAGAGGAATTTTCCCAGGCTCTCTGGGCCAAAATCCCCTACTGCTGATACAAAGCAAACCTCATGCCTCACAGCAACCCTAAGAGAAGCTTTATTTTAGCAATAAAATGTGACTGTCTGCGGGACATGCAGGATCTGTGATCCAAAtgacagggagaaaaagggagcagTCAGCCTATGCTTTACCCCCTTTTCCAGCAGCTTTGCTCCTGCTATTTTGAAGCACAGGAGGATGACCCACTCACTTGGTTGGTGGGAGAGACAGCATTTTCTGCATGGTGGAAGTCATCTTCTCCCGGCTCAGGCTCAAAGCATCTTTCGTTATTGACATGGCTTCTTTGGTGAGGTCCACAGTCACATGCAAAGCTTCCTTAGTGGCATCCTTTGTGATATGCAGTGCACTAGACAACTCCACCTCTAGGTTTTTTAATGGGATGAGCTCTGCCTGGCCATTGAGTGTGATGCTTCCTCTCCTCAAGGGCTGCACATCTGAGGTTGGGCTGGAAGGGAGGGCGGGAGGGCTCTGAGGATGGCTGCTGGACTCTGCCGGTCTTTCTGCAACCAGGGCTTCCACAGCTTCATGTGCTTCCTCTATCAGGCCTTTCTCCTCTGTACTCTTACTACACGGACTTGTACTCAGAGCTCCATCGCTTGCGGATCTTGGGAGTCTTTCCAGCGGTGCAGTGGTTACATCTGTACCTATATCTTCAGTCCCACTATCCTCTGGGACCTTTGAGCTACTGCTTACTCCCTTCTCTGAACTGGTCTCTGATTTCAGCTCCTTCTCTTCGGCTGCCAGCCCCTCCTTGCTGTCTGAGGGCGAGAGCTCCGATTCTATCAGGCTTGTTGTGTCCGAGTCGAGGGACCGGGGTTCCAAGCCAGAGCCTGGCACGGGGTTCATGAGTAGGGCCACTTCAGCACTGTGGAACATAACTCCTACGCATGCAGACACGGGATCTAAAGGAGACCCAGTCACTTCCTGTGTATCTTGGGCCAACTGCTCCTGTAGTGTTTGCAGAACCTCTTTCATCCTGAGCAGCACCAAGTATTGGTAGTGGTTGAGCCGAACTTTGACATGAACAGATGAGGACAAAAGCATGTGGATATCAGCAGAGGATTCCAGCTCTTTATCATCTACTCCATCGTCAGTTTCACAGTCACATTCTCCCAAGACACCCATTGTCTCTGGGACCTTGGAGATGTTCTTCAGATCTTGGTCAGTCTTTGATCTTTGGCAAATCCCATGCTCCCTGGAAAGGTTCTCATTCTTGGAGTGATTGCTAAAGCTGGCAGAAGGCTTGATTTTCAATTCAGAGGCAGCCAATGCCTGTTGTTTAGACATctgagcctgcctccatctcttGGGAAGACAGGcccaaagggaaaggggaaaagggtCAACAAAGTTAATGGCTTTGCCCTTTGAACTCTCAGCCCCCTCAAAGTCCAGGGAAAGCTCTGTGAAATTCATAGACCATAGGTCTTCAGAGGCAGAGGATTTGTGAAGTGCCTGGGAAAAGCCTGCATGCTGCCGAGGTCTGTCATCCACCTCATATGCATGGCGCAAGAAAAGGGTGTGGAGAAGGCTGAAATTGTCCTGAGACCTTGGGAACTGGGTGTAGTTACAGTGGAAGAATTCTGAATTGGCAAATCTACGGAAGAGGCTCTGGAGGTcctggcagctgcagaagggAGCGTGGCGGGTGTTGGTGGCAGTCATCTCTGACATGCGAATGCACAGTGCCTGCGGACGATCTCGATGGTCAGTAACTTTCTTCTCCACAGGGATGTTGAGCTACAAGGAGGAGAGAAGCAAGAATTACAAGTAAGGGGGTTAGAAGGGAAATTAAGAGAGGCCTATCCTAGCCATTTACACAGAAGGACAATTGTGGAATATATAACCAATTGAGAGACAAGGAATTCTACTACAGTCCCAAGAGGTTAGACTCTCAAAATCATCCCCgtcttaaaaaaataagtaaaatttacAAATCAGGGAGGAGAATCAGACAGGAGGGAATTTAAACTGAGTTTCATTTCAGGTTCCTTTGCCATCCATGGCTTATGCAGCAGGTCAAACTTAAAACTGTACACTTTGACCCTTCTTTGCAAGGGCTTACTATCCACTCAGGCCTTTAAGTCTCCTCACAAAACTGCTAACAAGGCTAGGCAATGGCAAACACAAGAGGATGTCAACGCTGCAGATGCATGCCAATTGGGAATGGGATGAGAGTTATAAAGTGGTTTTCAAAGGCCAGAAAGCAACTTTTGGCTACTATGAACTTTGTTAGCTGTGCGAATGCAGCCCGCAGCAGATGACTGTTTTTACACACCTGAACCATCAAGTTCTCCTTCAAACTCTTTTTATAAATGCTGACTTTCCTGTCTATTCTGGGCTAGAACTCAAGCACATGTTCTACTGCCCATAGACCAAAACAAAACTAATGTGAGGAGCAGATGGCCTAAAAAGGTTACGTTTCTGTTTTCTCGTTCTGGACTCCAGCTGTGTCCTGGTCTCATGTTCCTTCCATGAAAGGGAGGCAGAAAGCACTGAAgactgagaaaggaaggaaatgaacagTACCTTCAGCCGGAAGCCATCCAGTCGAACGTCAAAGTGCTCATCACGCTTGCCTGAGTCCTCCAGCTTGTAAATGGCTTTGAACTGCTCCAAGCTGCGATAAAGATCCAGACAGAAGAGGTTTATCCAGAGCACACTTGCTGTATCCAGGGTAAGCATCAGGCCATTCAGCTGTGCATACAGGTTTGGACATGGAACTAGAACAAAAAAGAATCAGAACAGATTAATAAGAGCAGCAAAGGCACTTCAAACAGTCTGGAGCTCAGTGCGTAACCTGTGCCAACACCACCAAAGCAGAGGGCTTCAATGCTCGCTGCAAGACAAACCTCTTGATCAAAGGGAGAAGCTGAGGTGCAGCAGTGAAGTGACATGTTCTCGTTCTCCCATCAAGTCAGCTGCAGAGCACCCAGTCAATGGGTGAGGCAGAACCCTGAGACTTGGGCAGACGTAGCAGATTTTTCAATATGCTCCTGGGCAAGTTATTTTTCAAGCACAACTTTGCCCACACATTTTGCACCAAGGATCTATCCCAATTTCCaatgggggggaagaggggggaaatCAGAAAGGCAAACATCAGGaaacttaaaaagaaacacaCCTCCAGAGAAACTGTAAGAGGGTTAGCACACCTAAAGAATTAAGAGTGGACTGGTTCTTTAAGAAGCTTATGAAAGAAGGTGCTAACCTTGGTATATTACCTGGAAAGTCCTGATTGTCTGGGAAGTAATACTCTGTGAATTCAATATGGATTGCAGAGACCTGATCTGGAAGGTTGAGGAATTTTCTACTACATGAAAGCAAGGTGGAGGGTTTCTTACTCTGTTGACCAGCTGTAGAAACCTGCAAACACAATGGTAAGTGGTTGTGCTAAATTCAAATTTGGCAAAATAAAGTGTCCCAATAACCCTACAGTCTCCCACATTCAATCCATCTCATTTACACAAACATACTCTGTTTACAAgtaaaaataaagcctttttcTACATGTTAATACCCTCAGctcctttcctttgagggaattTGGTTCTTTAGAGCTCCCATAACTATTAGTAAAAGTCATGACAGTCAGAATTAGGTGATGCAAATAAACAGACCTGAAATCTATTTTAGCATTCT from the Apteryx mantelli isolate bAptMan1 chromosome 25, bAptMan1.hap1, whole genome shotgun sequence genome contains:
- the BLTP3A gene encoding bridge-like lipid transfer protein family member 3A isoform X1; translation: MAGIIKKQILKHLSRFTKNLSPDKINLSTLKGQGQLTNLELDEEVLQNVLELPTWLAITRVYCNKASIRIQWTKLKTHPICLYLDKVEVEMRTCEEPRPPNGQSPIALAAGQSEYGFAEKVVEGMFIVVNSITIKIHSKAFHASFELWQLQGYSVNPNWQQSDLRLTRITDPQRGEVLTFKELTWQTLRIEADATDNGDQDPVTTPLRLITNQGRIQISLKRRTKDCNVVASKLMFLLDDLLWVLTDSQLKAMMKYAESLSEAMEKSAQQRKSLAPESVQITPPAPSTQQSWSQSFGVSPSASSIGQYFDKHDMKESSYHLLISRLDLHICDDSHTRESGTLKHGMLGGAMQLTFRRMAFDYYPFHRAGDACKHWVRYSEAMETRGQWAKKLVSEFQSKIEKRYEEMDPSFTRTPLSPFKKKPDTLLSPHKSPSEKGRVPPSSLPQLRHPSWNRLRSSCVVVRVDDLDVHQVSTAGQQSKKPSTLLSCSRKFLNLPDQVSAIHIEFTEYYFPDNQDFPVPCPNLYAQLNGLMLTLDTASVLWINLFCLDLYRSLEQFKAIYKLEDSGKRDEHFDVRLDGFRLKLNIPVEKKVTDHRDRPQALCIRMSEMTATNTRHAPFCSCQDLQSLFRRFANSEFFHCNYTQFPRSQDNFSLLHTLFLRHAYEVDDRPRQHAGFSQALHKSSASEDLWSMNFTELSLDFEGAESSKGKAINFVDPFPLSLWACLPKRWRQAQMSKQQALAASELKIKPSASFSNHSKNENLSREHGICQRSKTDQDLKNISKVPETMGVLGECDCETDDGVDDKELESSADIHMLLSSSVHVKVRLNHYQYLVLLRMKEVLQTLQEQLAQDTQEVTGSPLDPVSACVGVMFHSAEVALLMNPVPGSGLEPRSLDSDTTSLIESELSPSDSKEGLAAEEKELKSETSSEKGVSSSSKVPEDSGTEDIGTDVTTAPLERLPRSASDGALSTSPCSKSTEEKGLIEEAHEAVEALVAERPAESSSHPQSPPALPSSPTSDVQPLRRGSITLNGQAELIPLKNLEVELSSALHITKDATKEALHVTVDLTKEAMSITKDALSLSREKMTSTMQKMLSLPPTKDAVPKAEEGAVTPGGSGSSRMRFFSMKRTTSQHSFDTTSVDGSGPEDGLSVDSDGSEGFVMLTDSEPSLDPLSSGHLPQVHSDTGSRGSPMAEDEGRASPEINSSTSQSGEDPSLQLVSVLVLKMNEVNCGIEARGDDLSIALQVMDVVPEQLTNVGMWQYLRGYLGDPGVEKPSIPEASKTHPEVCLRLEVGPNAAVHSPLAVENGFLQMLVHSYTAELFMSFLTNLGPFLEDEIIPEVIPMEIEIVNAKITLKDDSPRVYPTSPGPVPITLAVDHIIVKRRDDGVFYLTAPQGEGSLKQEKPVSDFKEQTAPAECVLAAPAGEIRGLQLKEVPELQRELQTMKIALAEANMDKARLLQEIRKYNPLFQL
- the BLTP3A gene encoding bridge-like lipid transfer protein family member 3A isoform X2, whose translation is MAGIIKKQILKHLSRFTKNLSPDKINLSTLKGQGQLTNLELDEEVLQNVLELPTWLAITRVYCNKASIRIQWTKLKTHPICLYLDKVEVEMRTCEEPRPPNGQSPIALAAGQSEYGFAEKVVEGMFIVVNSITIKIHSKAFHASFELWQLQGYSVNPNWQQSDLRLTRITDPQRGEVLTFKELTWQTLRIEADATDNGDQDPVTTPLRLITNQGRIQISLKRRTKDCNVVASKLMFLLDDLLWVLTDSQLKAMMKYAESLSEAMEKSAQQRKSLAPESVQITPPAPSTQQSWSQSFGVSPSASSIGQYFDKHDMKESSYHLLISRLDLHICDDSHTRESGTLKHGMLGGAMQLTFRRMAFDYYPFHRAGDACKHWVRYSEAMETRGQWAKKLVSEFQSKIEKRYEEMDPSFTRTPLSPFKKKPDTLLSPHKSPSEKGRVPPSSLPQLRHPSWNRLRSSCVVVRVDDLDVHQVSTAGQQSKKPSTLLSCSRKFLNLPDQVSAIHIEFTEYYFPDNQDFPVPCPNLYAQLNGLMLTLDTASVLWINLFCLDLYRSLEQFKAIYKLEDSGKRDEHFDVRLDGFRLKLNIPVEKKVTDHRDRPQALCIRMSEMTATNTRHAPFCSCQDLQSLFRRFANSEFFHCNYTQFPRSQDNFSLLHTLFLRHAYEVDDRPRQHAGFSQALHKSSASEDLWSMNFTELSLDFEGAESSKGKAINFVDPFPLSLWACLPKRWRQAQMSKQQALAASELKIKPSASFSNHSKNENLSREHGICQRSKTDQDLKNISKVPETMGVLGECDCETDDGVDDKELESSADIHMLLSSSVHVKVRLNHYQYLVLLRMKEVLQTLQEQLAQDTQEVTGSPLDPVSACVGVMFHSAEVALLMNPVPGSGLEPRSLDSDTTSLIESELSPSDSKEGLAAEEKELKSETSSEKGVSSSSKVPEDSGTEDIGTDVTTAPLERLPRSASDGALSTSPCSKSTEEKGLIEEAHEAVEALVAERPAESSSHPQSPPALPSSPTSDVQPLRRGSITLNGQAELIPLKNLEVELSSALHITKDATKEALHVTVDLTKEAMSITKDALSLSREKMTSTMQKMLSLPPTKDAVPKAEEGAVTPGGSGSSRMRFFSMKRTTSQHSFDTTSVDGSGPEDGLSVDSDGSEGFVMLTDSEPSLDPLSSGHLPQVHSDTGSRGSPMAEDEGRASPEINSSTSQSGEDPSLQL